CCCCTTCTATTGGCCCTGATCCGCTTCGACGTCGTCAGCCTCGCGACCCAACTCAGCGAAGGCTCGGGATTCTGGTCTCCGCTCGGCAGGACGATGATTGGCGGCATGATGGTCTCCACCTT
This portion of the candidate division WOR-3 bacterium genome encodes:
- a CDS encoding efflux RND transporter permease subunit, translated to PLLLALIRFDVVSLATQLSEGSGFWSPLGRTMIGGMMVSTFLPLVFIPVLYVIFENRSERARRRRAAAARGT